One segment of Neodiprion fabricii isolate iyNeoFabr1 chromosome 1, iyNeoFabr1.1, whole genome shotgun sequence DNA contains the following:
- the LOC124188136 gene encoding E3 SUMO-protein ligase ZBED1 isoform X1: MENKQIIASNSSKSPGVVDDKNEMQMVLAKMMEEKHTYTYKKLVVPMSMRSIYWKFFGFPATDDGDILTKVKIVCILCKTQIAYNRNTSNLRMHLQNKHAQELMDLEATNPPRRQTLSQETKERRAQKRMLKAGLTNTQHIYTTTADGTVQIDGDIQFVTDPNISLSNMEEDIGMSQPLRVMIKGGTGMGNSGQNVAFLMPEENQIQQSGIDGKTVSDAIAEFIIMDLQLPEVVEGRGFQRLIATLRSPCEIPSKNKLEDEIIPKVYDTFRESVATNLSCVSGEFGLVIEEWRSFSGESFATVSIYYQNMGEPSLECKVLTTLHIPVEWGETQWGTAVDSLLLDWDLRVDRVTAVVVGTSRAELLAALSTRGLALVPCLLHTLQVCAQACFENTEVATILTKCRTAIGAIVSHPAACAALLMQEQILELEENAMVMDYPPVWTSTYQMLEQMVLRRNIIASLLDGMEGMDPEIVSLSNEQWKIVEDLVTVLEPFKVTIMTLSEEKMPLISLLKPLLWQLVSSHLKVKDSDSETARSFKESLSDMLCDRYADPSVTLLLQTATTLDPRFKQLPYATEEDKNMVAGPIKEMLTKLIEEEGGEQSTKIEDEPSSKKNRLSGMELLLGGLCATKTGMPAEEKADLELVQYQSEATAPLDYCPLQWWAKITAKCPNLGRLARRYNCVPACCAPPARIPADMQVLYDTRRAALPPHLADKLLFLHSNHNENEDKIEADIQK; this comes from the exons atggaaaataaacaaataatagcGTCGAACAGTAGTAAGTCACCTGGAGTAGTGGACGATAAGAATGAAATGCAAATGGTCCTTGCTAAGATGATGGAAGAGAAGCATACTTATACATACAAGAAGCTGGTTGTACCAATGTCCATGCGCAGCATTTACTGGAAATTCTTTGGTTTTCCAGCTACGGACGATGGTGATATCTTAACTAAAGTAAAAATCGTCTGCATCCTTTGCAAGACGCAAATTGCATATAACCGTAACACTAGTAACTTACGAATGCACCTTCAAAATAAGCATGCTCAAGAGCTGATGGATCTAGAAGCAACCAATCCTCCTCGTCGCCAAACCCTTTCGCAAGAAACAAAAGAGCGACGAGCTCAAAAACGAATGCTCAAAGCTGGCCTAACTAACACTCAACATATTTATACAACCACAGCAGACGGTACCGTACAAATAGACGGAGACATACAATTTGTCACAGATCCAAACATTAGCCTTTCAAATATGGAGGAAGACATCGGTATGAGCCAGCCATTGCGGGTCATGATCAAAGGCGGTACAGGGATGGGAAATAGTGGTCAAAATGTTGCATTCCTTATGCCAGAGGAGAACCAGATCCAACAGTCTGGTATAGATGGTAAGACTGTATCAGACGCAATTGCTGAATTTATCATAATGGATCTGCAACTGCCGGAAGTCGTTGAAGGCAGAGGATTCCAAAGGCTTATAGCAACCCTTCGTTCTCCTTGTGAAATTCCTAGTAAAAACAAATTAGAAGATGAAATCATACCCAAGGTGTACGACACATTCAGAGAATCCGTCGCTACCAATTTGTCTTGCGTTAGCGGCGAGTTTGGTCTCGTAATTGAAGAATGGAGATCATTTTCGGGAGAAAGTTTTGCAACTGTGTCAATTTATTACCAAAATATGGGAGAGCCATCGCTGGAGTGCAAAGTCTTAACGACTTTGCACATACCTGTAGAATGGGGTGAAACTCAATGGGGAACTGCTGTGGATTCATTACTGCTGGACTGGGATCTGAGAGTAGATCGTGTCACAGCTGTAGTTGTAGGAACTTCCAGAGCTGAATTATTGGCAGCTCTGTCCACTCGGGGCTTAGCTTTGGTCCCATGCTTGCTTCATACCCTGCAAGTATGTGCTCAGGCTTGCTTTGAGAATACAGAGGTTGCAACAATCCTAACCAAATGCAGAACTGCAATTGGGGCTATAGTCAGTCATCCTGCTGCCTGTGCTGCTTTGCTTATGCAGGAACAAATACTAGAG CTCGAAGAGAATGCAATGGTCATGGATTATCCTCCGGTATGGACGTCAACGTATCAAATGCTGGAGCAGATGGTGCTACGGAGGAACATAATTGCGTCACTGCTTGATGGAATGGAAGGGATGGACCCAGAGATTGTTAGTCTTTCAAATGAACAGtggaaaatagttgaggatcTTGTTACAGTTCTTGAGCCGTTTAAAGTTACGATCATGACTCTGAGCGAAGAAAAAATGCCACTTATTTCTCTGTTAAAACCTTTACTGTGGCAGCTCGTTTCCTCCCACTTGAAAGTTAAAGATTCAGACAGTGAAACTGCCCGTTCCTTCAAGGAATCTTTATCCGATATGCTATGTGATCGATATGCTGACCCTAGTGTTACATTACTCCTGCAAACAGCCACCACATTAGATCCACG ATTCAAACAGTTGCCGTATGCCActgaagaagataaaaatatgGTAGCTGGACCGATCAAGGAGATGCTAACTAAATTAATAGAAGAGGAAGGTGGGGAACAGAGTACCAAAATTGAAGATGAACCTtccagtaaaaaaaatcgactctCTG GCATGGAACTCTTACTCGGTGGGTTGTGTGCAACAAAAACTGGCATGCCAGCAGAAGAGAAGGCGGACCTGGAACTGGTTCAGTACCAATCCGAGGCAACAGCCCCTCTCGATTACTGCCCTCTGCAGTGGTGGGCTAAAATAACAGCAAAATGTCCAAATCTCGGCCGTCTAGCTCGTAGATACAATTGCGTTCCTGCTTGCTGTGCACCACCTGCCCGTATACCTGCCGATATGCAGGTTCTTTACGACACAAGAAGAGCAGCTCTACCTCCACATTTGGCTGACAAACTGCTTTTTTTGCACAGCAATCATAAC GAAAACGAGGACAAGATCGAAGcagatattcaaaaataa
- the LOC124188162 gene encoding protein NDUFAF4 homolog isoform X1 translates to MGKGMSMLSRQLQRFNIENRAHKVISKEKPTPAPHHKPSARQSEIMNEADSDFLKKHNMKDAKLDHHLKNVYLVSHTAEMMEKLHVKNPDRPLPQSRTVRDDLEFGVFEPTEVMIGRCTLRQAIKFITDHNTEPTKHTAAEIAAEYKLSLESTSNILKYFRTFKLYIPEKELKETPLQPSLHEKMKDQNNPKHLT, encoded by the exons ATGGGAAAGGGAATGTCAATGCTGTCACGACAATTGCAAAGGTTCAATATCGAGAACCGTGCCCACAAAGttatttcgaaagaaaaaccAACTCCCGCACCTCACCACAAACCGTCTGCAAGACAATCTGAAATAATGAACGAAG CAGATTCTGATTTCCTGAAAAAACATAACATGAAAGATGCGAAGCTTGATCATCATCTGAAAAATGTCTACCTTGTATCTCATACAGCAGAG ATGATGGAGAAACTTCATGTCAAAAATCCAGATCGGCCTCTTCCCCAGTCCAGAACTGTCAGGGATGACTTGGAGTTTGGCGTTTTTGAACCAACTGAAGTTATGATAGGGAGATGTACTTTGCGCCAAGCTATCAAATTCATAACAGATCATAATACAGAGCCAACAAAACACACTGCTGCTGAAATAGCTGCTGAGTATAAACTCAGTCTCGAATCTACAA GTAATATATTGAAATACTTCAGGACGTTTAAACTCTACATCCCTGAAAAGGAGCTGAAAGAAACACCACTGCAACCTTCGTTGCATGAAAAGATGAAAGATCAGAATAATCCAAAGCATCTGACATAG
- the LOC124188142 gene encoding ankyrin-3-like: protein MTRELHIIPSIPIKLQEADDTTALLRAARSGNLEKVVEYLDTDLDINTANSNGLNALHLASKDGHVEIVTELLKRGARVDAATKKGNTALHIASLAGQVEIVNILLQHGSTVNIQSQNGFTPLYMAAQENHDQVVKILLCNGANQSLATEDGFTPLAVAMQQGHDKVVSVLLENDSKGKVRLPALHIAAKKDDCKAADLLLQNDHKPDVTSKSGFTPLHIAAHYSNEEIAGLLIKRGADVNYLAKHNISPLHVAAKWGKINMVKLLLENSATIDAKTRDGLTPLHCAARSGHDQVVAVLLENSAPISARTKNGLAPLHMASQGDHVDAARVLLYHRAPVDEVTIDYLTSLHVAAHCGHVRVAKLLLDRRADPNARALNGFTPLHIACKKNRIKVVELLIKHGASIESTTESGLTPLHVASFMGCMNIVIFLLQHEANPDVPTVRGETPLHLAARANQTDIIRILLRNGAKVDARAREQQTPLHVASRLGNVDIVMLLLQHGAAVDTATKDMYTALHIAAKEGQEEVTYMEISKLADYINAHNSMYLFWTRHQEYLI, encoded by the exons ATGACGAGAGAGCTGCACATCATTCCGAGCATCCCGATAAAGCTACAGGAG GCTGATGATACGACGGCACTCCTACGGGCTGCTCGATCCGGAAATCTGGAAAAAGTTGTGGAATATCTGGATACAGATTTGGACATCAATACAGCTAATTCG AACGGATTGAATGCATTGCACTTGGCATCAAAGGATGGACACGTGGAGATTGTGACAGAACTTTTGAAGCGTGGTGCTCGTGTCGATGCCGCAACAAAGAAAGGAAATACTGCTCTTCACATAGCTTCGTTAG CCGGCCAAGTGGAAATCGTGAATATCCTTCTACAGCACGGATCTACCGTAAACATACAGTCTCAAAATGGCTTTACACCTCTTTACATGGCAGCCCAAGAAAACCACGATCAAGTTGTCAAGATACTACTCTGTAACGGGGCCAATCAAAGTTTAGCGACTGAG GATGGATTCACACCACTTGCTGTGGCAATGCAGCAGGGCCACGATAAGGTTGTCAGCGTATTACTGGAGAACGATTCCAAGGGTAAAGTTCGGCTACCCGCGCTTCATATAGCGGCTAAGAAGGATGATTGCAAGGCCGCAGATTTGTTATTACAG AACGATCACAAGCCAGACGTCACTTCAAAGAGTGGGTTCACACCTCTGCACATTGCAGCGCATTACAGTAATGAAGAAATTGCAGGTCTCTTAATAAAGAGGGGAGCAGATGTGAATTACTTAGCTAAG CACAACATTAGTCCACTTCACGTCGCTGCCAAATGGGGAAAGATCAATATGGTGAAGTTATTGTTGGAAAACTCAGCAACGATAGACGCAAAGACACGAGATGGCTTGACGCCGTTACATTGTGCGGCAAGATCGGGGCACGATCAAGTCGTTGCAGTTCTTCTTGAAAATTCAGCACCGATCAGTGCACGAACCAAG AATGGTTTGGCGCCTCTACACATGGCTTCGCAAGGGGATCACGTGGACGCCGCGAGGGTTCTTCTGTATCACCGGGCACCGGTGGACGAGGTGACCATAGATTATTTGACGTCTCTGCACGTAGCAGCCCACTGCGGCCACGTGCGGGTCGCTAAACTCCTCCTGGACCGCAGAGCTGATCCGAACGCGCGGGCTTTGAATGGGTTCACTCCCCTTCATATCGCCTGCAAGAAGAATCGTATAAAAGTAGTTGAGCTCCTCATCAAGCACGGTGCCTCCATCGAATCTACTACCGAG TCTGGATTGACGCCCTTGCACGTGGCCAGTTTTATGGGGTGTATGAATATCGTTATATTCTTACTGCAGCACGAAGCCAATCCTGATGTCCCAACGGTGCGAGGCGAAACACCGTTACATCTTGCGGCTAGAGCTAACCAGACTGACATTATACGAATTTTGCTAAGAAATGGCGCCAAAGTTGACGCCCGTGCCAGG GAACAACAAACGCCGTTGCACGTGGCGTCTCGACTTGGGAACGTGGACATCGTTATGCTTCTCCTGCAGCACGGGGCTGCTGTGGATACGGCGACCAAGGACATGTACACGGCGTTGCATATCGCGGCTAAGGAGGGACAGGAGGAGGTAACGTACATGGAGATTTCCAAATTAGCCGACTATATCAACGCACATAATAGTATGTATCTCTTCTGGACACGGCACcaagaatatttaatttaa
- the LOC124188136 gene encoding E3 SUMO-protein ligase ZBED1 isoform X2, producing MENKQIIASNSSKSPGVVDDKNEMQMVLAKMMEEKHTYTYKKLVVPMSMRSIYWKFFGFPATDDGDILTKVKIVCILCKTQIAYNRNTSNLRMHLQNKHAQELMDLEATNPPRRQTLSQETKERRAQKRMLKAGLTNTQHIYTTTADGTVQIDGDIQFVTDPNISLSNMEEDIGMSQPLRVMIKGGTGMGNSGQNVAFLMPEENQIQQSGIDGKTVSDAIAEFIIMDLQLPEVVEGRGFQRLIATLRSPCEIPSKNKLEDEIIPKVYDTFRESVATNLSCVSGEFGLVIEEWRSFSGESFATVSIYYQNMGEPSLECKVLTTLHIPVEWGETQWGTAVDSLLLDWDLRVDRVTAVVVGTSRAELLAALSTRGLALVPCLLHTLQVCAQACFENTEVATILTKCRTAIGAIVSHPAACAALLMQEQILELEENAMVMDYPPVWTSTYQMLEQMVLRRNIIASLLDGMEGMDPEIVSLSNEQWKIVEDLVTVLEPFKVTIMTLSEEKMPLISLLKPLLWQLVSSHLKVKDSDSETARSFKESLSDMLCDRYADPSVTLLLQTATTLDPRFKQLPYATEEDKNMVAGPIKEMLTKLIEEEGGEQSTKIEDEPSSKKNRLSGMELLLGGLCATKTGMPAEEKADLELVQYQSEATAPLDYCPLQWWAKITAKCPNLGRLARRYNCVPACCAPPARIPADMQVLYDTRRAALPPHLADKLLFLHSNHNV from the exons atggaaaataaacaaataatagcGTCGAACAGTAGTAAGTCACCTGGAGTAGTGGACGATAAGAATGAAATGCAAATGGTCCTTGCTAAGATGATGGAAGAGAAGCATACTTATACATACAAGAAGCTGGTTGTACCAATGTCCATGCGCAGCATTTACTGGAAATTCTTTGGTTTTCCAGCTACGGACGATGGTGATATCTTAACTAAAGTAAAAATCGTCTGCATCCTTTGCAAGACGCAAATTGCATATAACCGTAACACTAGTAACTTACGAATGCACCTTCAAAATAAGCATGCTCAAGAGCTGATGGATCTAGAAGCAACCAATCCTCCTCGTCGCCAAACCCTTTCGCAAGAAACAAAAGAGCGACGAGCTCAAAAACGAATGCTCAAAGCTGGCCTAACTAACACTCAACATATTTATACAACCACAGCAGACGGTACCGTACAAATAGACGGAGACATACAATTTGTCACAGATCCAAACATTAGCCTTTCAAATATGGAGGAAGACATCGGTATGAGCCAGCCATTGCGGGTCATGATCAAAGGCGGTACAGGGATGGGAAATAGTGGTCAAAATGTTGCATTCCTTATGCCAGAGGAGAACCAGATCCAACAGTCTGGTATAGATGGTAAGACTGTATCAGACGCAATTGCTGAATTTATCATAATGGATCTGCAACTGCCGGAAGTCGTTGAAGGCAGAGGATTCCAAAGGCTTATAGCAACCCTTCGTTCTCCTTGTGAAATTCCTAGTAAAAACAAATTAGAAGATGAAATCATACCCAAGGTGTACGACACATTCAGAGAATCCGTCGCTACCAATTTGTCTTGCGTTAGCGGCGAGTTTGGTCTCGTAATTGAAGAATGGAGATCATTTTCGGGAGAAAGTTTTGCAACTGTGTCAATTTATTACCAAAATATGGGAGAGCCATCGCTGGAGTGCAAAGTCTTAACGACTTTGCACATACCTGTAGAATGGGGTGAAACTCAATGGGGAACTGCTGTGGATTCATTACTGCTGGACTGGGATCTGAGAGTAGATCGTGTCACAGCTGTAGTTGTAGGAACTTCCAGAGCTGAATTATTGGCAGCTCTGTCCACTCGGGGCTTAGCTTTGGTCCCATGCTTGCTTCATACCCTGCAAGTATGTGCTCAGGCTTGCTTTGAGAATACAGAGGTTGCAACAATCCTAACCAAATGCAGAACTGCAATTGGGGCTATAGTCAGTCATCCTGCTGCCTGTGCTGCTTTGCTTATGCAGGAACAAATACTAGAG CTCGAAGAGAATGCAATGGTCATGGATTATCCTCCGGTATGGACGTCAACGTATCAAATGCTGGAGCAGATGGTGCTACGGAGGAACATAATTGCGTCACTGCTTGATGGAATGGAAGGGATGGACCCAGAGATTGTTAGTCTTTCAAATGAACAGtggaaaatagttgaggatcTTGTTACAGTTCTTGAGCCGTTTAAAGTTACGATCATGACTCTGAGCGAAGAAAAAATGCCACTTATTTCTCTGTTAAAACCTTTACTGTGGCAGCTCGTTTCCTCCCACTTGAAAGTTAAAGATTCAGACAGTGAAACTGCCCGTTCCTTCAAGGAATCTTTATCCGATATGCTATGTGATCGATATGCTGACCCTAGTGTTACATTACTCCTGCAAACAGCCACCACATTAGATCCACG ATTCAAACAGTTGCCGTATGCCActgaagaagataaaaatatgGTAGCTGGACCGATCAAGGAGATGCTAACTAAATTAATAGAAGAGGAAGGTGGGGAACAGAGTACCAAAATTGAAGATGAACCTtccagtaaaaaaaatcgactctCTG GCATGGAACTCTTACTCGGTGGGTTGTGTGCAACAAAAACTGGCATGCCAGCAGAAGAGAAGGCGGACCTGGAACTGGTTCAGTACCAATCCGAGGCAACAGCCCCTCTCGATTACTGCCCTCTGCAGTGGTGGGCTAAAATAACAGCAAAATGTCCAAATCTCGGCCGTCTAGCTCGTAGATACAATTGCGTTCCTGCTTGCTGTGCACCACCTGCCCGTATACCTGCCGATATGCAGGTTCTTTACGACACAAGAAGAGCAGCTCTACCTCCACATTTGGCTGACAAACTGCTTTTTTTGCACAGCAATCATAACGTATGA
- the LOC124188162 gene encoding protein NDUFAF4 homolog isoform X2, with protein sequence MGKGMSMLSRQLQRFNIENRAHKVISKEKPTPAPHHKPSARQSEIMNEDSDFLKKHNMKDAKLDHHLKNVYLVSHTAEMMEKLHVKNPDRPLPQSRTVRDDLEFGVFEPTEVMIGRCTLRQAIKFITDHNTEPTKHTAAEIAAEYKLSLESTSNILKYFRTFKLYIPEKELKETPLQPSLHEKMKDQNNPKHLT encoded by the exons ATGGGAAAGGGAATGTCAATGCTGTCACGACAATTGCAAAGGTTCAATATCGAGAACCGTGCCCACAAAGttatttcgaaagaaaaaccAACTCCCGCACCTCACCACAAACCGTCTGCAAGACAATCTGAAATAATGAACGAAG ATTCTGATTTCCTGAAAAAACATAACATGAAAGATGCGAAGCTTGATCATCATCTGAAAAATGTCTACCTTGTATCTCATACAGCAGAG ATGATGGAGAAACTTCATGTCAAAAATCCAGATCGGCCTCTTCCCCAGTCCAGAACTGTCAGGGATGACTTGGAGTTTGGCGTTTTTGAACCAACTGAAGTTATGATAGGGAGATGTACTTTGCGCCAAGCTATCAAATTCATAACAGATCATAATACAGAGCCAACAAAACACACTGCTGCTGAAATAGCTGCTGAGTATAAACTCAGTCTCGAATCTACAA GTAATATATTGAAATACTTCAGGACGTTTAAACTCTACATCCCTGAAAAGGAGCTGAAAGAAACACCACTGCAACCTTCGTTGCATGAAAAGATGAAAGATCAGAATAATCCAAAGCATCTGACATAG
- the LOC124188164 gene encoding transmembrane protein 138 encodes MEIRPKSFSQKLSTHTKMIFSWTKQYTILFILQYILLLYDASVNAVVILCQNQPVDVLILYITQDLCLMVSLTILLGSFFSTYIFRVGLIYLLYSRFRLAIMLCVIYIVLSITLHSWHMTYRWPSPQIHHWNKGFHIMYATHRIVAVIYYYFYKRATLSISDPRLYQTSSWEQNQLSVS; translated from the exons ATGGAGATAAGACCTAAGTCGTTTTCACAAAAGTTATCCACACATACTAAGATGATCTTCTCTTGGACAAAACAATATACAATACTATTCATACTACAATACATACTTTTGCTTTACGACGCTAGTGTAAATGCAGTTGTTATATTGTGCCAAAACCAGCCGGTTGATGTGCTCATTCTTTATAT AACTCAAGACTTATGTTTAATGGTGTCATTGACCATACTTCTAGGTAGCTTTTTCTCTACCTACATATTTCGG GTTGGACTGATATATCTACTATATTCAAGATTTCGCTTGGCAATAATGCTTTGTGTCATTTATATTGTTCTTAGTATTACATTGCATTCTTGGCATATGACTTACCGATGGCCCTCTCCACAAATTCACCATTGGAATAAAGGTTTTCATATTATGTATGCTACACACAGAATAG TTGCAGTTATATACTATTACTTCTACAAAAGAGCAACATTGAGTATCAGCGATCCACGACTGTATCAAACGTCCAGCTGGGAACAAAACCAATTGAGTGTTTCCTGA